One region of Rhizobium sp. WYJ-E13 genomic DNA includes:
- a CDS encoding response regulator transcription factor, with product MRILLVEDDSILGSSLKKALEKHAYGVDWMREGQSGLEAAEHSDFAAVILDINLPLLGGIEVLKGMRRKGNTVPVLLLTALDAIRSKVEGLDEGADDYLVKPFDLDELLARLRALIRRRDGRTESLLRCGDVEVDPSAMVARKGNIQVHTTAKEFHLLKLLMERSGRYVTKNDIEYALYDAYSSVESNAIEVTIYNLRKKLGTEFIKSIRGIGYMIDR from the coding sequence GTGCGCATTCTGCTTGTTGAAGACGACAGCATTCTCGGCTCATCCCTGAAGAAGGCACTGGAGAAGCACGCCTATGGCGTCGACTGGATGCGCGAGGGCCAGTCAGGCCTCGAAGCGGCGGAGCATTCGGATTTTGCAGCCGTTATACTCGACATAAACCTGCCGCTGCTTGGCGGCATAGAGGTCCTGAAAGGCATGCGACGGAAGGGCAACACCGTTCCCGTCCTACTGCTGACGGCGCTCGACGCGATCAGGAGCAAGGTCGAAGGTCTCGACGAGGGCGCGGACGATTATCTGGTCAAACCTTTCGACCTCGATGAATTGCTTGCCCGCCTGCGCGCGCTCATCCGACGCCGCGACGGCCGGACAGAAAGCCTGCTGCGATGCGGCGATGTCGAGGTGGATCCATCGGCAATGGTGGCGCGCAAAGGCAATATACAGGTGCATACGACGGCAAAGGAATTCCATCTGCTCAAGCTGCTGATGGAGCGCAGCGGTCGCTACGTGACAAAGAACGACATAGAATACGCACTTTACGATGCCTATAGCAGCGTCGAAAGCAATGCCATCGAAGTGACGATCTACAATCTGCGCAAGAAGCTCGGCACCGAATTCATCAAATCGATCCGCGGCATCGGCTACATGATCGACCGATGA
- a CDS encoding GH116 family glycosyl hydrolase → MTKPRPKPRVLNPLADGQLVSEKPVQLPFMAPRLQGDCWPDGKIEISVWGCGKIANLTFSGWRGPFIYAPNRVETSGGGLYVAQSAPVVFLKGAKLRTLIPSRRCAWWGSTTKREPVERLGERRIARTGWGVAIAEQRPAGIFLSAGASIEEATRALDLAQEDVIAEANAYVARCDEMPEASPLMRSMVSQSLHAALSSIRQDEHGDFGGLAAGQAYSAPARTYYRDGYWTLQALLARAPDAVRSQIELLARGIQPDGEAPSGVILTGPAQAEEWEKVRRSHPQIKEEHLRPGDWWSDHFDSPLFFILTIGDYIRSTGDNSPLSAHWDKVVAILDRYCALDEAGNGLPVKPAHDRDWADNVYRHGYVSYDIGLWVGALDVIAAYGEAIDENIAAKAAAIAKRARASIDDVLLQEGGTYADYGTKQDFVEDHMTLDSLTLLRYRAVSAESATRVLAKVASTLESRSNSDQPYGDWGVMCAFPPFKRPKDTRSKSAFAYRYHNGSDWPYLSGLYAEQRLVHGLADAEYPLLRWWETCLEEGWMGAVEYFAPPWGRGSLLQGWSSMPAMAALAHKDKLRLR, encoded by the coding sequence ATGACGAAGCCACGTCCAAAACCGCGTGTCCTTAACCCGCTTGCCGATGGGCAACTCGTATCGGAAAAGCCGGTCCAACTGCCGTTCATGGCACCGCGCCTGCAGGGTGATTGCTGGCCGGACGGCAAGATCGAAATTTCTGTCTGGGGTTGTGGAAAGATCGCGAACCTGACCTTCAGCGGTTGGCGTGGGCCTTTCATCTATGCGCCGAACCGCGTCGAAACCAGCGGCGGCGGCCTTTATGTGGCCCAGTCGGCACCGGTCGTGTTTTTGAAGGGGGCGAAACTGCGAACACTCATACCCTCGCGTCGTTGCGCTTGGTGGGGAAGCACCACGAAACGCGAACCGGTCGAGCGGCTGGGTGAACGGCGGATTGCCAGAACGGGATGGGGTGTCGCAATCGCCGAGCAGCGACCGGCCGGCATATTTCTCAGTGCAGGCGCATCGATCGAAGAAGCCACCAGGGCTCTCGACCTCGCTCAGGAGGACGTGATTGCGGAGGCCAACGCCTATGTAGCGCGTTGTGATGAGATGCCCGAGGCTTCTCCACTGATGCGCAGCATGGTTTCGCAGAGCCTTCATGCCGCACTTTCAAGCATTCGTCAGGACGAGCATGGGGATTTTGGCGGCCTTGCTGCCGGCCAGGCCTACAGCGCGCCGGCACGAACCTATTATCGCGACGGGTACTGGACGCTTCAGGCCCTGCTGGCGCGTGCACCCGATGCCGTACGCTCGCAGATCGAGCTACTGGCGCGCGGCATACAGCCTGACGGGGAGGCGCCGAGCGGCGTCATCCTGACCGGGCCGGCACAGGCCGAGGAATGGGAGAAGGTTCGCAGATCGCATCCACAGATCAAAGAGGAGCACCTGCGTCCAGGAGATTGGTGGAGCGACCACTTCGACAGTCCGTTGTTCTTCATTCTGACGATCGGCGACTATATCCGTTCGACGGGTGACAATTCTCCGCTGTCTGCTCATTGGGACAAGGTCGTTGCCATCCTTGATCGCTACTGCGCCTTGGATGAGGCCGGAAACGGCCTGCCGGTCAAGCCTGCCCACGATCGCGATTGGGCCGACAACGTCTACCGCCACGGCTACGTGTCATATGATATCGGCCTGTGGGTCGGTGCTCTCGACGTGATCGCCGCTTACGGCGAGGCAATTGACGAAAATATTGCCGCCAAGGCAGCCGCCATCGCCAAAAGAGCTCGCGCATCGATTGACGACGTCCTTCTTCAGGAAGGCGGAACCTATGCCGACTATGGGACGAAACAGGACTTCGTCGAGGATCATATGACGCTCGACAGTCTCACGCTGCTTCGGTACCGAGCCGTTTCGGCAGAAAGCGCAACAAGGGTTCTGGCCAAGGTGGCGTCGACCCTGGAAAGCCGCAGCAACAGCGATCAGCCCTACGGTGACTGGGGCGTCATGTGTGCCTTCCCACCCTTCAAGAGGCCTAAAGACACCCGCTCAAAATCGGCCTTTGCATATCGCTACCACAATGGATCGGACTGGCCCTACCTGTCGGGTCTTTATGCCGAACAGCGCCTGGTACACGGCCTTGCGGATGCGGAGTATCCGCTGCTGCGCTGGTGGGAAACCTGCCTGGAAGAAGGGTGGATGGGCGCCGTCGAATATTTTGCGCCGCCATGGGGGCGCGGCTCGCTGCTCCAGGGATGGAGCAGCATGCCGGCGATGGCTGCCCTTGCGCACAAAGACAAGCTGCGTTTGCGATGA
- a CDS encoding cupin domain-containing protein — protein sequence MSFDIGNRLRYVRTAHKLSQRELAKKTGVRNSTISLIESNASNPSVGALKRILDGIPIGLAEFFALEPERPKKAFYAAEELVEIGKGGISYRQVGESMFGRHLQILKECYQPGTDTGKVPLVHEGEEGGIVLSGRLEVTVDNERRILGPGDAYYFESRRPHRFRCVGPVVCEVVSACTPPTF from the coding sequence ATGTCGTTTGATATAGGCAATCGTCTTCGCTATGTCCGAACCGCCCACAAGCTTTCGCAGCGTGAACTGGCAAAGAAGACAGGGGTGCGAAATTCGACGATCTCGCTCATCGAATCGAACGCTTCGAATCCCTCGGTCGGCGCGTTGAAGCGCATCCTGGATGGCATTCCGATCGGGCTTGCGGAATTCTTCGCACTGGAGCCGGAGAGGCCCAAAAAGGCCTTTTACGCTGCCGAGGAACTGGTGGAGATCGGCAAGGGCGGCATCTCATACAGGCAGGTCGGCGAGAGTATGTTCGGCAGGCACCTGCAAATACTGAAGGAATGCTATCAGCCGGGTACCGACACGGGAAAGGTGCCCCTCGTCCATGAAGGCGAAGAGGGCGGTATCGTCCTCTCGGGGCGGCTCGAAGTCACCGTCGACAATGAACGGCGGATCCTCGGGCCGGGTGATGCCTATTATTTCGAGAGCCGTCGTCCGCATCGCTTCCGATGTGTCGGCCCCGTTGTCTGCGAGGTCGTCAGCGCCTGCACGCCCCCGACCTTCTAG
- a CDS encoding ATP-binding protein, with protein sequence MSPSTLTRKLFLRIAPVVVVTIMVIAAFAFNSATREIDNIYDAQLINDANVLWGLLHNRLRHSPEHTPQQVDDIDFSMDNQLAFNEDADDYADAHMFRAWVNGKIMFYSSTAFLSDVPYQKAGFTDLAYRGEDWRVYSLPIPASGIVMEVGEKISLRQTLVSNILLNLFFPLLVLVPVIGLLIWLGIHNGLRTIHGLVRQIRTRSPDDLSAIAVGDLPKDLLPLGRSINQLLEKLGRSLTLERRFSDLAAHQLRTPQASVKLLLQMLASTDDQQEQKAIISDLVTSNNRATHLIEQLLRLARVSHHPLNPMPVPLYHMIATTLADFGNIINSRNLDVSLEGPESAEIRTDESLLQMMISNLLDNAIKYTPVGGRIEVILASEGEFWLISISDSGPGIPPEEREAVFNRFYRLDTLNAEGAGLGLAIVADTADRLAASVQLSTPSRGSGLRVELRLPKN encoded by the coding sequence ATGAGCCCATCAACCCTCACGCGCAAGCTCTTCCTAAGGATCGCCCCTGTCGTCGTGGTGACGATCATGGTCATCGCCGCTTTCGCCTTCAACAGCGCCACACGCGAGATCGACAACATCTACGACGCGCAACTCATCAACGATGCGAACGTGTTGTGGGGACTGTTGCATAACCGGCTGCGGCATTCGCCGGAGCACACGCCGCAACAGGTCGACGACATCGACTTCAGCATGGACAATCAACTCGCCTTCAACGAGGACGCAGACGACTACGCCGATGCGCATATGTTCCGTGCCTGGGTGAACGGCAAAATCATGTTCTATAGCAGCACGGCCTTTCTCTCCGATGTGCCGTATCAGAAGGCGGGCTTCACAGACCTTGCCTATCGCGGCGAGGACTGGCGCGTCTATTCGCTGCCGATCCCGGCTTCCGGCATTGTCATGGAAGTCGGCGAAAAGATTTCCCTGCGCCAGACGCTGGTCTCCAACATCCTTCTGAACCTGTTCTTTCCGCTGCTCGTGCTGGTCCCCGTGATCGGCCTTTTGATCTGGCTCGGAATTCATAACGGTCTGCGGACCATCCACGGACTTGTGCGCCAGATCCGCACCCGTTCGCCGGACGATCTTTCTGCCATTGCTGTTGGGGATCTACCGAAGGACCTCCTGCCTCTCGGCCGGTCGATCAACCAGCTTCTCGAAAAGCTCGGCCGATCCCTGACCCTGGAGCGGCGCTTTTCCGATCTGGCCGCCCATCAGCTGCGCACGCCGCAGGCAAGCGTCAAGCTGCTGCTGCAGATGCTGGCGAGCACCGATGACCAGCAGGAGCAGAAGGCGATCATCTCGGATCTGGTGACCAGCAACAACAGAGCCACTCATCTCATCGAGCAATTGCTGCGCCTTGCCAGGGTCAGCCACCATCCGCTCAACCCGATGCCGGTTCCGCTCTATCACATGATCGCGACGACCCTGGCGGACTTCGGCAATATCATCAATAGCCGCAACCTCGACGTCTCGCTGGAAGGCCCCGAATCGGCGGAGATCAGGACGGATGAATCGCTGCTGCAGATGATGATCAGCAACCTTTTGGACAACGCCATCAAATATACGCCGGTCGGCGGCAGGATCGAGGTCATCCTCGCCTCCGAGGGCGAGTTCTGGCTGATATCGATCAGCGATAGCGGACCGGGCATACCGCCTGAGGAGCGGGAGGCCGTTTTCAACCGCTTCTATCGCCTCGACACGCTGAATGCCGAAGGGGCAGGCCTCGGGCTTGCAATCGTTGCCGATACGGCGGACCGGCTTGCCGCTTCCGTACAGCTTTCCACACCGTCCCGAGGTAGCGGCCTGCGGGTCGAGCTGCGACTACCCAAGAACTGA
- a CDS encoding ROK family protein translates to MSNISTIAPDLRPAVGNRRTKAPGLVAGVDLGGTKVLAGLSDLDGDLLATMEEPTAHGEGAPVLKQIVRMILTLAERHRDRGPLLKAVVGVPSAVSPSTGLASLSPNLAIPADKPLARLLEAGLPCGVVVENDVNLAAFAEATLGKARDCTSVAFIAFGTGVGMGLVIDGRLFRGHHGRAGELGLLPLGTNPHDAAPKARAGLFEDQVDSPAVRALYRDGTVPVSEIFLRAGSGDGEAAAAIATLAKSASVGLASIQAVFDPALMVLGGGIGSRPEFVELVSQHMSSLLPFAVQIEPTSLGPEAGMRGALMLGLHELSSQAAA, encoded by the coding sequence TTGTCAAATATCTCAACTATCGCGCCAGATCTGCGGCCGGCGGTTGGCAATCGCCGCACGAAAGCTCCGGGTCTCGTCGCCGGTGTTGATCTCGGTGGCACGAAAGTGCTCGCGGGCCTATCTGACCTTGACGGCGACCTGCTGGCGACGATGGAAGAGCCGACGGCGCACGGCGAAGGCGCTCCTGTTCTCAAGCAAATTGTGCGCATGATCCTGACTCTTGCGGAGAGGCACCGCGATCGTGGTCCCTTGCTCAAGGCGGTCGTTGGCGTGCCGAGCGCCGTTTCGCCCTCCACTGGCCTTGCCTCCTTGTCGCCGAATCTCGCAATCCCGGCGGACAAGCCGCTTGCTCGCCTGCTTGAGGCCGGGTTGCCCTGTGGCGTGGTTGTCGAGAATGACGTCAATCTGGCAGCGTTTGCCGAGGCGACCCTCGGAAAGGCGCGAGATTGCACTTCTGTGGCCTTCATCGCCTTCGGAACGGGGGTTGGTATGGGGCTTGTTATCGACGGCAGGCTTTTTCGCGGTCACCACGGCCGCGCCGGGGAGCTTGGTCTTCTACCGCTCGGCACAAATCCGCACGATGCCGCACCGAAAGCAAGGGCTGGCCTCTTTGAGGACCAAGTCGATTCGCCGGCCGTTCGTGCTCTCTACCGAGATGGAACCGTGCCGGTGAGCGAGATCTTCCTCAGAGCGGGTTCAGGGGACGGGGAGGCGGCCGCTGCCATCGCAACGCTCGCAAAGTCCGCATCGGTCGGCCTCGCGTCCATTCAGGCGGTCTTCGATCCAGCATTGATGGTACTCGGAGGCGGCATCGGCTCGCGTCCGGAATTCGTCGAGCTCGTCTCGCAGCATATGTCGTCCCTGCTGCCGTTTGCGGTGCAGATTGAACCGACTTCTCTCGGTCCAGAGGCCGGAATGCGCGGTGCCCTGATGCTTGGTTTGCACGAACTTTCCAGCCAGGCTGCCGCATAA
- a CDS encoding ABC transporter ATP-binding protein has protein sequence MAGLRLNDVRKSFGHHGILHGIDLDVNEGEFVVLVGPSGCGKSTLLRLIAGLENVTGGRVLIGDKDVTQAAPGEREIAMVFQSYALYPHMTVAKNLSFGLENLKMTRAEIDARVMEAARMLAIEPLLERRPKQLSGGQRQRVAIGRAIVRNPKLFLFDEPLSNLDAALRVQTRGEISRLHKRLGATMIYVTHDQIEAMTMADRIVVLNAGRVEQIGTPLELFETPANRFVAGFIGSPQMNFFEGELLSFGPGGIALQVPGFGALNVPLEAPDAQIGQAVTLGVRPSHFGLARDQTRDGLRVRYHVDYAESIGTETYVYGTVESCETSAVIHLPDHVAITDGSILELVVEQHRVHVFDKLSGAAFTRLKADAV, from the coding sequence ATGGCCGGTTTGAGATTGAACGATGTCAGAAAAAGCTTTGGCCACCACGGTATTCTGCACGGCATCGATCTTGATGTGAACGAGGGTGAATTCGTTGTCTTGGTCGGCCCATCCGGCTGCGGGAAATCGACCCTTCTGCGATTGATCGCCGGACTTGAGAACGTCACGGGAGGACGCGTCCTGATCGGCGACAAGGACGTTACGCAGGCCGCCCCTGGCGAACGAGAAATTGCGATGGTGTTTCAGTCCTATGCACTTTACCCGCACATGACCGTCGCGAAAAACCTGTCATTCGGCCTCGAAAACCTCAAAATGACGCGAGCCGAAATTGATGCCCGTGTCATGGAAGCGGCCAGGATGCTGGCGATTGAACCACTTCTTGAGCGGCGTCCAAAACAGCTGTCGGGAGGACAGAGGCAACGTGTGGCGATCGGACGAGCCATCGTTCGAAACCCCAAGCTGTTCCTTTTCGACGAGCCGCTGTCCAATCTTGACGCAGCACTTCGCGTACAGACGAGAGGCGAGATCAGCCGGCTCCACAAGCGCCTGGGCGCAACGATGATTTATGTCACGCACGATCAGATCGAGGCGATGACGATGGCGGACCGCATCGTCGTGCTCAATGCCGGCCGTGTCGAACAGATCGGCACGCCCCTGGAGCTTTTCGAGACGCCGGCGAACCGGTTCGTCGCAGGGTTTATCGGATCCCCCCAGATGAATTTTTTCGAAGGCGAACTGCTTTCCTTTGGCCCCGGGGGGATAGCCCTGCAGGTGCCTGGATTCGGTGCGCTCAACGTGCCGCTGGAGGCCCCCGATGCCCAGATCGGCCAGGCGGTCACGCTTGGCGTCCGTCCCAGTCATTTCGGATTGGCGCGGGATCAAACCCGCGACGGTCTTCGCGTTCGCTATCATGTTGACTATGCCGAAAGCATCGGAACGGAAACCTATGTCTATGGCACGGTCGAATCCTGCGAAACCTCTGCGGTTATCCATCTTCCCGATCATGTGGCGATCACAGACGGATCAATTCTCGAGCTTGTCGTCGAGCAGCATCGTGTCCACGTATTCGACAAGCTTTCGGGCGCGGCATTTACGAGACTGAAAGCTGACGCTGTGTGA
- a CDS encoding aspartate aminotransferase family protein, with product MDQISKTNAPVLDNFWMPFTANRQFKAAPRMLASAEGMYYTDLDGNRVLDGTAGLWCCNAGHGRKKISQAVERQLSTMDFAPTFQMGHPIAFDFAARLAKIAPGGADAKLDRIFFTGSGSESVDTALKIAIAYQRAIGQGTRTRIIGREKGYHGVGFGGISVGGLVNNRRMFPQIPADHMRHTLDVERNAFTKGLPDHGVELADDLERLVQLHGAETIAAVIVEPMSGSAGVILPPKGYLEKLRATADKYGILLIFDEVITGFGRLGTPFATDYFGVAPDLVTTAKGLTNGTIPMGAVFASRKVHDGLMVGPENAIELFHGYTYSGHPVACAAGIATLDVYEEEGLLTRAADLSDHWQEALHALKDHPHVTDIRNLGLVGAVELAPRSGAPGTRAYDVFVDCFSKGLLIRVTGDIIALSPPLIVEKSEIETIVSKIGDALKRVA from the coding sequence ATGGATCAGATCAGCAAGACGAACGCTCCGGTGCTCGACAATTTCTGGATGCCGTTCACGGCAAACCGCCAGTTCAAGGCGGCACCCCGTATGCTCGCGTCCGCCGAGGGCATGTACTACACCGATCTCGACGGCAACCGCGTTCTCGATGGAACGGCGGGCCTTTGGTGCTGCAACGCCGGCCACGGCCGCAAGAAAATCTCTCAGGCCGTCGAGCGTCAGCTATCGACGATGGATTTTGCCCCGACCTTCCAGATGGGACATCCGATCGCCTTCGACTTCGCCGCCAGACTGGCGAAAATTGCACCCGGCGGCGCCGATGCGAAGCTCGACAGGATCTTCTTCACCGGTTCCGGCTCAGAATCGGTCGACACTGCGCTGAAGATCGCAATCGCCTATCAGCGGGCAATCGGCCAGGGCACACGCACCCGCATCATCGGCCGGGAGAAGGGCTATCATGGCGTCGGTTTCGGCGGGATCTCGGTTGGAGGCCTCGTCAACAATCGCCGGATGTTCCCGCAGATTCCCGCAGACCACATGCGCCACACGCTCGACGTGGAACGCAATGCCTTCACCAAAGGCCTGCCGGACCACGGCGTCGAACTTGCAGACGATCTCGAACGTCTCGTTCAGTTGCACGGGGCCGAGACGATCGCCGCCGTTATCGTCGAGCCGATGTCCGGTTCGGCGGGCGTCATCCTGCCTCCGAAAGGATACCTGGAAAAATTGCGCGCCACGGCCGACAAATACGGCATTCTCCTGATCTTCGATGAGGTCATTACCGGCTTCGGTCGGCTTGGAACACCATTTGCAACGGACTATTTCGGCGTTGCTCCGGATCTGGTCACGACGGCGAAGGGCCTGACGAACGGCACGATCCCGATGGGCGCGGTGTTTGCCAGCCGGAAGGTCCATGACGGTCTGATGGTGGGTCCGGAAAACGCGATCGAGCTCTTCCATGGGTATACCTATTCCGGCCACCCGGTCGCTTGCGCTGCGGGCATCGCCACGCTCGACGTCTACGAGGAAGAAGGGCTGCTCACGCGTGCCGCGGATCTGTCCGACCACTGGCAGGAAGCCCTGCATGCGCTGAAGGACCATCCCCATGTCACCGACATCCGCAACCTCGGCCTTGTCGGTGCAGTCGAACTCGCACCTCGATCAGGAGCGCCGGGCACGCGTGCCTATGACGTCTTCGTCGACTGCTTCAGCAAGGGACTGCTGATCCGCGTCACCGGCGACATCATCGCCCTATCCCCGCCGCTGATCGTCGAGAAGAGCGAGATCGAAACGATTGTCTCCAAGATCGGCGATGCGCTGAAGCGCGTGGCATGA
- a CDS encoding ROK family transcriptional regulator: MALTENAPPVLRQISVRAVMDVLLHTGPTSRADLSKITGLSKQTMSEVIRTLEEAGWVREKGVTTGRIGRSAITYEVNGTAGYAVGVDMGATTTRVVLGNIVGHIVGEIEYPSDRRGGYHQLEQVESALARILAESGVAREHVLVAAIATPGVVEPTTGALSMAPNLVDLDSINIARTLADRLACPVVLENDVNAAAIGESWQGHAVAVDTVAFISLGTGIGLGVLQDGKLMRGASGAAGEISYLPFGADPYAEDSLERGALECAIAAQGISDFYQRSGGAKDTSVRDILRLAEEEDPIAAKVIRKVGDIAALLIVSVNAIVDPTIIIIGGSIGRHPLMVQRIREGIAKASRRRITVEASALGSRATLIGALAIGLNHLHNLLFSPQALPEQRRLPPPV; encoded by the coding sequence ATGGCATTGACTGAGAACGCACCTCCTGTGCTGCGACAGATTTCGGTTCGCGCCGTCATGGACGTATTGCTGCATACCGGCCCAACATCCCGGGCGGACCTGTCGAAGATCACCGGGCTCTCCAAGCAGACAATGTCCGAGGTCATCAGAACTCTGGAAGAAGCCGGCTGGGTTCGCGAAAAAGGCGTTACGACCGGCCGCATCGGCCGCAGCGCCATTACCTACGAGGTGAACGGCACCGCCGGCTATGCCGTCGGCGTCGATATGGGCGCAACGACAACGCGGGTCGTGCTCGGCAACATCGTGGGCCACATCGTTGGAGAGATAGAATATCCTTCCGACCGTCGTGGTGGCTATCATCAGCTGGAACAGGTTGAGTCAGCCCTTGCTCGAATTCTCGCCGAGAGCGGAGTGGCGCGCGAGCATGTCCTCGTGGCCGCTATCGCAACCCCTGGCGTCGTTGAACCCACGACCGGCGCATTGTCGATGGCCCCGAACCTTGTCGACCTCGACAGCATCAATATTGCCAGGACGCTCGCAGATCGGCTTGCATGTCCAGTGGTCTTGGAGAATGACGTCAACGCAGCCGCCATAGGCGAGTCTTGGCAGGGCCACGCCGTCGCGGTTGATACGGTGGCATTCATTTCGCTTGGTACCGGTATCGGCCTTGGCGTGCTTCAGGACGGCAAACTGATGCGTGGCGCGAGCGGCGCAGCAGGCGAGATTTCCTACCTGCCGTTCGGAGCCGATCCCTATGCCGAGGACAGCCTGGAACGCGGGGCGTTGGAATGCGCCATTGCAGCGCAAGGAATCAGCGACTTCTACCAGCGTTCAGGTGGCGCAAAGGACACGTCCGTTCGAGATATCCTAAGGCTTGCCGAAGAGGAGGATCCGATTGCAGCCAAGGTTATCCGGAAAGTCGGAGACATTGCGGCGCTATTGATCGTGTCCGTGAACGCCATCGTTGATCCTACCATCATCATTATTGGGGGCAGCATCGGCCGCCATCCGCTGATGGTCCAGCGCATTCGCGAAGGCATCGCCAAGGCCAGCCGGCGCAGGATAACCGTCGAAGCAAGCGCCCTCGGCAGCCGCGCCACATTGATTGGAGCGCTCGCCATCGGCCTCAACCACCTGCACAACCTTCTCTTTTCTCCGCAGGCCCTTCCCGAGCAACGGCGCCTCCCCCCGCCGGTCTGA